TACCCCTGCAACCCCTGACTGCTTTTatgtctttcttcttcttcttcttcttcttcttctggagGGAGTCTgtagaacaaaaaagaaagcgATAGCTTtagtgaaatataaaaatgaacttACATATAttgcattaaacattaatttatataatttttcatttatatttgcaCTTAATATTGTTAGCATAGCAATCTGTTTTTGCAGAACTCAGCACTGATGTAGTACAATCCATGTAGACTAGACACCATGATTTTACACTCACTCAGCTCATTATATTTAGGTCTATTCTGTTGTTCTGCACTAACCTTGTCTCGGAACCAGTCATGCTTGAGGATCTGCTCCAAGACTGGTCGTTTTTTAATGTCTTCTTGCAGACACCAGTTTAACAGACTGCAGCAGGCTGTATGTGCAATAATGCAATTAATTACAAGAGAAAATTGGTAACTATCTAAAACAATCTAAAACTTCTTCATATTCACATTTTCTGTCAGTTAATCCATTTTCTAATAATTATAGTTCTAACCATTTTGCCAGGGAAGCTTTCCAGCACTGTATACAGGTCTGAATGTAAAGCTTCTGTATTTTCTCACCGTCAGACAGCCCATTGATGAAGAACGGGGTGCGGCAATATAAAGGCTTTTCTCCACATGTCAGGGTGTAGAGGAGAACACCAAGATCCCAGACGGTGACAGATTCCGGCCTgatattttttggaaatatCCAACCAGTTGGGAGGACAATTGGAGGGCCTgaatgaaagacagagaaagaggatCATCAGCAAGATCACAAAAATGATCCTCCGCAGAATTCCCATCAAATCTACTCATCCCTGAGGTGCAGTTACCTCCAAATGCCTTGTAGGGCTTGTCCTTAAGTAAGAAAGCATAGCCAAAATCTATCAGCTTCAATTCCAGGGTCTCAGGGTTCAGGAGAATGTTGTCTTCTTTAATGTCTCGGTGGAGCACACCATTGTTCCAGCAGTGAATTGCAGCCTGAACTACTTTCCACATGATGATTCGAGCCAGATCTTCAGATATTCTGCCTTGTTGACGTTTACAGAACTTGTAGAGGGTGATACATTTGTGGGGCCGCTCCAGGATCAAGAGGAAGCCCTTAGATGTCTCGAACCATTCCAGCATTTTTATCACATATGGACTGCAACGTGGTTTGCACACGAGGTCCATTAGCACCACCTCTAGAGGGAGACTGCGTGTGTCACCAGGCTAAAAAAAGAGTGGACATGGTTAGTACTGGATTGGATAGAAATGAACGTAAACATCAAGCTGATCAAAGTACAAGtgaaatgaatttttataaAGTCATAACAGCCATTCAATGATGCTTTGAATAAAACCGTATTAAATGACCAATGCATCAAtgataaaattagaaaaaaaaagctttacttCCACCCGTCTCTTTCGCCACCCTGTATGTGGTAGTTTTGtggaaaaaatgataaatgccgAAGGACAGAACATGATTTTATTAAATCTACACTTTCCTTTCtaatttatcaaataaaatggCTGATTGTTACATGTATTTTACTACACTTACATTTTGATCAGCTCCACATGCATTTCTATCAAATCAGCAATCAGCAATGAAAATGTTCAGCAgttttgtaaattttaaaacagtCACAAGTTGTGTTACTTTCACCCTTTCATATGTTTTGGtctaaaaagtgtttttttcatctggaaaatcacaaaaaataacGTAAGTTCACTTACAAGGGTGTAATATTCCGCCATGTCCTTTACCATGTATTTAATGGCCACCTGCAAAACAGAAATAGATAATAAGCTACATTGCTAGCATCAAATTTTAGTACAGTTTTCTGGTGTGGCTAAACAATTTTGGCCTCTACAAACTCATATCTATAAAAGTAGGGATTGATTTAATAAGAAGGAATTAATGTAGAAAACATGTAATTGCCTTTTTGTAGATGTTATCTGCTTTATTGTTTCTTAATTTCTACAAGACTATGACTATACACAACTAAAAAGGCTAAACCACCTAATAAACAGCACTAAATAAAGGAATAGTGGCTTAAAAATCCACCTCGAAGAATTTACATATTACAGGGTTGCTGCAGTGGTTCTAAAATCAAATTCAATGctttttcatatctttttaaGACACAGCCAAATGAAAATTAATACCATGTCGACACAAGAACAAACTCAAATAAATTCAAAGATGTGAGCAGGCCTGCAAACTCCCCTATGTCCTACTTCATATAGCTCTGAAAACATTCTAGCATTTTCAATttccccaaaagtgaaaaaggaaaaatggtgCGAAAGGTTACATGACC
The genomic region above belongs to Pangasianodon hypophthalmus isolate fPanHyp1 chromosome 21, fPanHyp1.pri, whole genome shotgun sequence and contains:
- the LOC117599999 gene encoding serine/threonine-protein kinase pim-1-like; protein product: MYCYCCYPAKQPSCSYSLRARKENPLKRKKMDHEEPEHLLMERPKKRRRTETEQKNVKRQETRTHTMKISKSLQKVPLSPETQSEPSCSYSLRPRKENPLKRKKMDLLHEEPETQLMEMPKKRRRTETEENNVTRQKTGTRPVKRINSSQKGSPSTETQSEASCSPNLKQLRDLINEQPELQPEDMPENFSQRYTIGKRLGRGGYATVYAGVRKSDGKKVAIKYMVKDMAEYYTLPGDTRSLPLEVVLMDLVCKPRCSPYVIKMLEWFETSKGFLLILERPHKCITLYKFCKRQQGRISEDLARIIMWKVVQAAIHCWNNGVLHRDIKEDNILLNPETLELKLIDFGYAFLLKDKPYKAFGGPPIVLPTGWIFPKNIRPESVTVWDLGVLLYTLTCGEKPLYCRTPFFINGLSDACCSLLNWCLQEDIKKRPVLEQILKHDWFRDKTPSRRRRRRRRRKT